The proteins below are encoded in one region of Eulemur rufifrons isolate Redbay chromosome 2, OSU_ERuf_1, whole genome shotgun sequence:
- the LOC138396256 gene encoding alpha-1-antitrypsin-like, which translates to MTSSVSWGFLLLAGLCLLVPSCSAEDPQEGTSQDTSQHDHDHPAYLKVTPNLAEFAFRLYRQLAHESNTSNIFFSPVSIATAFAMLSLGAKDDTHTQILEGLNFNLTETPEAEIHEGFQELLHTLNKPANELQLTTGNGLFINESLKLVEKFSEDVKKLYHSDAFSVNFRDTEEAKKHINDYVEKGTHGKIVDLVKDLDANAVFALVNYIFFKGKWEKPFEAELTTEEDFHVDEETTVKVPMMKRLGMFNVHHCEKLSSWVLAMDYVGNATAIFFLPDEGKLQHLEDELTEEIVAKFLKNKETRSANLHFPKLAISGTYDLKTVLSKLGITKVFHDGADLSGVTEEAPLKLSKAVHKAVLTVDEKGTEAAGATFVEAIPMSIPPEISFNRPFFFTIHDRITGNDIFMGKVVNPTQK; encoded by the exons ATGACATCTTCTGTCTCTTGGGGCTTCCTCCTGCTGGCAGGCCTGTGCCTCTTGGTTCCCAGCTGCTCAGCTGAGGATCCCCAGGAAGGCACTTCCCAGGATACATCCCAGCATGATCATGACCATCCAGCCTACCTCAAGGTCACCCCCAACCTGGCCGAATTCGCCTTCAGGCTGTACCGCCAGCTGGCCCATGAGTCCAACACCAGCAACATCTTCTTCTCCCCAGTGAGCATCGCTACGGCCTTTGCAATGCTCTCCCTGGGGGCCAAGGATGACACCCACACCCAGATCCTGGAGGGCCTGAACTTCAATCTCACGGAGACGCCCGAGGCTGAGATCCATGAAGGCTTCCAGGAACTCCTCCATACGCTCAACAAGCCAGCCAACGAGCTCCAGCTGACCACCGGCAACGGCCTGTTCATCAACGAGAGTCTGAAGCTAGTGGAAAAGTTTTCGGAGGATGTCAAAAAGCTGTACCACTCAGATGCCTTCTCCGTCAACTTCAGGGACACTGAAGAGGCCAAGAAACACATCAACGATTATGTGGAAAAGGGAACTCATGGGAAAATTGTGGATTTGGTCAAAGATCTTGATGCAAATGCAGTTTTTGCCCTGGtgaattacattttctttaaag GCAAATGGGAGAAACCCTTTGAGGCTGAGCTCACCACGGAAGAGGACTTCCACGTGGACGAGGAGACCACAGTGAAGGTGCCCATGATGAAGCGCCTGGGCATGTTCAACGTCCACCACTGCGAGAAGCTGTCCAGCTGGGTCCTGGCCATGGACTACGTGGGCAATGCCACCGCCATCTTCTTCCTGCCCGACGAGGGGAAACTACAGCACCTAGAGGACGAGCTCACCGAGGAAATTGTGGCCAAGttcctgaaaaacaaagaaacaag GTCTGCCAATTTACATTTTCCCAAACTGGCCATTTCTGGAACGTATGATCTGAAGACAGTCCTGAGTAAACTGGGCATCACTAAGGTCTTCCACGATGGGGCTGACCTCTCAGGGGTCACTGAGGAGGCACCGCTGAAGCTCTCCAAG GCTGTGCATAAGGCTGTGCTGACCGTTGATGAGAAAGGGACAGAAGCCGCTGGGGCCACATTTGTGGAAGCCATACCCATGTCCATTCCCCCTGAGATCTCATTCAACAGGCCCTTTTTCTTTACAATTCATGATAGAATCACCGGCAATGATATCTTCATGGGAAAAGTAGTTAATCCCACCCAAAAATAA